A window of the Cicer arietinum cultivar CDC Frontier isolate Library 1 chromosome 6, Cicar.CDCFrontier_v2.0, whole genome shotgun sequence genome harbors these coding sequences:
- the LOC101504481 gene encoding structure-specific endonuclease subunit slx1 yields the protein MTMRTLSETFRSIKRPIPNPKLSKSSPSPSISEVKFTAKPKSDSWCVYLILSTNHPIKTYVGVTTNFPRRLKQHNGELKGGAKASRAGRPWICACLICGFADRSEACVFESKWKAFTRRFPRKNQNDNLSKECEDPSLPLLRHRQAALNRVKNSLDCTNLEINWHLDPM from the exons ATGACGATGAGAACTCTATCAGAGACATTTCGCTCCATTAAACGCCCAATTCCAAACCCTAAATTGTCCAAATCATCACCATCTCCTTCAATATCAGAAGTGAAATTCACCGCCAAACCAAAATCAGACTCATGGTGTGTTTATCTCATCCTCTCCACCAACCATCCAATCAAAACCTACGTTGGCGTCACAACCAATTTCCCTCGCCG TTTGAAGCAGCACAATGGTGAACTTAAAGGTGGTGCAAAAGCTTCCCGTGCTGGAAGGCCATGGATTTGTGCATGCCTCATTTGTGGCTTTGCAGACCGAAGTGAAG CTTGTGTATTTGAATCAAAATGGAAAGCTTTCACAAGGAGATTTCCACgcaaaaatcaaaatgacaATCTCTCCAAGGAATGCGAAGATCCATCACTTCCACTTCTGCGACACAGGCAAGCAGCTTTAAATAGAGTCAAAAACTCCCTTGACTGCACAAACTTAGAAATTAATTGGCATTTGGATCCAATGTGA